The following are from one region of the Corylus avellana chromosome ca1, CavTom2PMs-1.0 genome:
- the LOC132169846 gene encoding uncharacterized protein LOC132169846, whose protein sequence is MFDWLEYSEDKDAAYCLPCFLFAKKPTGRFGGSAFTIEGFRNWKKVNDGTHCSFLVHMGNGPCSPHNNAVKCCDNLKNQSQHIDRVIDKQTLEEKLNNRLRLKTSIEYIRYLAYQGCPYRGHDEGPDSKNRGNFLELIKLMSSFNDDIAKVVLENAPQNEKYTSPQVQKDILHVLAKRVRDAIREEIERFFDIVQVKDASALTLKDKISDVLSQNCLDIQSIRGQGYDGASNMRGEWKGLQALFLNECSCAYYVHCFAHRLQLALVAASREVTVVHDFFSNLNFIINVVSASCKRHRNLQDAPEADIAYLIAIEELETGKGANQIGTLKKAGDSRWGSHFYSICSLLRLFNPACSVLEKIIKEGSTYSQRGDAEAAYEMITSFRFIFILHLMREIMGTTDCLSQHLQQKSQDILNAMQLVSNTSTPPKIEK, encoded by the exons ATGTTTGATTGGTTAGAATATTCTGAGGACAAAGATGCTGCTTATTGTTTACCTTGCtttctttttgctaaaaagccAACGGGGCGGTTTGGAGGTAGTGCATTTACTATTGAAGGATTTCGCAATTGGAAGAAAGTTAACGATGGTACGCATTGTTCTTTTTTGGTCCACATGGGAAATGGGCCAtgttcacctcataataatgctGTTAAGTGTTGTGACAATTTGAAGAATCAATCTCAACATATTGATAGGgtgatagataagcaaactttggaagaaaaattgaacaatcGATTGCGATTAAAGACTTCAATCGAATATATTCGTTATTTAGCATATCAAGGATGTCCTTATAGAGGTCATGACGAAGGTCCCGATTCTAAAAATAGAGGCAATTTTCTTGAGTTGATAAAACTTATGTCCAGTTTCAACGACGATATTGCTAaggttgttttagaaaatgctccacaaaatgaaaaatatacttCACCTCAAgtccaaaaagatattttacatgTCTTGGCAAAAAGAGTGCGAGATGCAATTCGTGAAGAAATTG aacgCTTCTTTGATATTGTCCAAGTTAAAGATGCATCGGCATTgactttaaaggataaaatatcTGATGTTCTTTCTCAAAATTGTCTTGATATTCAAAGTATTCGTGGACAAGGGTATGATGGTGCTAGCAATATGCGTGGTGAATGGAAAggattgcaagcattatttcttaatgaatgTTCTTGTGCATAttatgttcattgttttgcacatcgattacaattagcattagttgctGCATCTCGAGAGGTAACTGTTGTTCatgatttcttctcaaatttgaatttcattatcaatGTGGTTAGTGCTTCATGTAAACGTCATCGTAATCTGCAAGATGCTCCAGAAGCAGATATCGCATATTTGATAGCCATTGAGGAACTTGAAACTGGAAAAGGAGCTAaccaaattggcactttgaaaAAAGCTGGTGATTCTCGTTggggttctcatttttattctatttgtaGCTTACTAAGGCTGTTTAATCCTGCTTGTTCAGtacttgaaaaaattataaaagaaggaTCCACTTACTCTCAACGTGGGGATGCTGAAGCTGCTTATGAAATGATTACATCATTTAGattcatattcattttacaTTTGATGAGGGAAATAATGGGTACCACTGATTGTCTTTCTCAACATTTGCAACAAAAATCTCAAGACATCTTGAATGCTATGCAATTAGTTTCTAATACAAGTACTCctccaaaaattgagaaatga
- the LOC132164742 gene encoding mechanosensitive ion channel protein 8-like produces MDFSLKKSFRSNGSYKHLRKISAGGDTDRSNEHLPILFDHKSNEQQSMRAFERSDRSEVIVKIDDGDFSGKKDAVNPINMNNNNNSNKIWRESSYDFWKEDDDDDNKNNNVNNGGFDFVPRGQGVEDPPSKLIGQFLHKQRASGEMSLDMDLEMDELRNLPPVAESPMKATTQTSNEFKVSFQPSNAGFESATDAVRRRYKEASVDEEEGHRNQQQQRQSSPQQAQQCGRVSGALGGEVVRCTSNGSFQRKSSLLRAKTRSRLMDPPDEPERRSGRVPKSGQLRSGMLAKALDDDEDDPFWDDDLPNEYKKTSLSAVTVLEFVSLILIIAALVCSLSIPYLRNKNLWKLKLWKWEVLVLVLICGRLVSGWGIRIIVFFIERNFLLRKRVLYFVYGVRKAVRNCLWLGLVLIAWHFLFDKKVERETKSDKLRYVTKVLVCLLVGTLVWLVKTLMVKVLASSFHVSTYFDRIQESLFNQYVIETLSGQPLIEMRNAEEEEIKLADEVKKLQNAGATIPPDLKASAFPSMMSGRVIGSGGLQKSPRVKSGKLSRASSKKGDDQGITIDHLHRLNPKNVSAWNMKRLMNIVRYGTLSTLDEQILDTTNEDETNTQIRSECEAKTAAKKIFLNVARQGSK; encoded by the coding sequence atggaTTTCTCTCTGAAGAAATCGTTCAGATCAAATGGCTCTTACAAGCACTTGAGGAAGATCTCCGCTGGTGGAGACACTGACCGTAGCAACGAGCACCTCCCCATTCTGTTCGACCACAAATCCAATGAGCAGCAGTCAATGAGGGCCTTTGAACGCTCCGACCGCAGCGAGGTCATTGTCAAGATCGACGACGGAGATTTCTCTGGTAAAAAAGACGCGGTGAACCCCATCAAcatgaacaacaacaacaacagtaACAAGATTTGGAGAGAGTCCAGCTACGACTTCTGGAAAgaagacgacgacgacgacAACAAGAACAACAATGTGAATAATGGGGGTTTTGATTTCGTGCCACGCGGGCAGGGGGTGGAGGATCCGCCGTCGAAGCTGATTGGTCAGTTTCTGCATAAACAGAGAGCCTCCGGTGAGATGTCTTTGGACATGGATCTCGAGATGGACGAGCTCCGGAATCTCCCTCCGGTGGCCGAGTCTCCGATGAAGGCCACGACCCAGACGTCCAATGAGTTCAAGGTCTCGTTCCAGCCCTCCAATGCCGGGTTCGAGTCGGCGACGGACGCGGTTCGACGTCGTTACAAGGAAGCGTCCGTGGACGAAGAAGAGGGACACCGtaatcaacaacaacaacgacaATCGTCGCCGCAACAAGCTCAGCAATGCGGTAGGGTAAGTGGGGCTTTGGGCGGTGAGGTGGTGAGGTGCACCTCGAACGGGTCGTTTCAAAGGAAGTCGAGCTTGTTGAGAGCGAAGACCAGGTCGAGGCTGATGGACCCACCGGACGAGCCGGAGAGGCGGTCGGGCCGGGTTCCCAAGTCGGGTCAGCTCCGGTCCGGGATGCTGGCCAAGGCCTTGGACGACGACGAGGACGACCCGTTCTGGGACGATGATTTGCCGAACGAATACAAGAAAACCAGTCTCAGCGCTGTGACTGTGTTGGAATTCGTGAGCTTGATTTTGATCATCGCCGCTTTGGTTTGTTCTCTTTCGATTCCTTACTTGAGGAACAAGAATCTGTGGAAGCTCAAGCTGTGGAAATGGGAGGTTCTGGTCTTGGTTTTGATCTGTGGGAGATTGGTGTCCGGGTGGGGGATTAGGATCATAGTGTTCTTTATAGAGAGGAACTTCCTTTTACGCAAAAGGGTTCTCTATTTCGTTTATGGGGTTCGAAAGGCGGTGCGTAATTGTCTGTGGCTGGGGCTTGTTTTGATAGCTTGGCactttttgtttgataaaaaggTTGAGAGGGAGACCAAGAGTGATAAGCTTAGGTATGTGACTAAGGTTCTCGTTTGTTTGTTGGTTGGTACCTTGGTTTGGTTGGTGAAGACCCTTATGGTGAAGGTGTTGGCTTCGTCTTTTCATGTCAGTACTTATTTTGATCGGATCCAGGAGTCTCTGTTTAACCAGTATGTGATAGAGACGCTTTCTGGGCAGCCATTGATTGAGATGCGGAAtgcggaggaggaggagattaAGCTTGCCGATGAGGTGAAGAAGCTGCAGAATGCTGGCGCTACTATCCCCCCTGATCTCAAGGCCAGTGCTTTCCCTTCGATGATGAGTGGAAGGGTTATAGGGAGTGGAGGGCTGCAGAAGAGTCCACGAGTGAAGAGTGGAAAGCTTTCTCGGGCATCGTCCAAGAAGGGGGATGATCAAGGGATCACCATTGATCATCTGCATAGGTTGAATCCCAAGAATGTGTCGGCCTGGAATATGAAGAGATTGATGAATATTGTTCGGTATGGGACTCTTTCCACTCTGGATGAGCAGATTTTGGATACCACTAATGAGGATGAGACTAATACCCAGATTAGGAGTGAATGCGAGGCGAAAACTGCAGCCAAGAAGATATTTCTGAATGTCGCTCGGCAAGGTTCCAAGTAA
- the LOC132167966 gene encoding mechanosensitive ion channel protein 6-like — MDFSLKKSFRSNGSYKHLRKISAGGDTDRSNEHLPILFDHKSNEQQSMRAFERSDRSEVIVKIDDGDFSGKKDAVTPINMNNNNSNKIWRESSYDFWKEDDDDDNKNNNVNNGGFDFVPRGQGVEDPPSKLIGQFLHKQRASGEMSLDMDLEMDELRNLPPVAESPMKATTQTSNEFKVSFQPSNAGFESATDAVRRRYKEASVDEEEGHRNQQQQRQSPPQQAQQCGRVSGALGGEVVRCTSNGSFQRKSSLLRAKTRSRLMDPPDEPERRSGRVPKSGQLRSGMLAKALDDDEDDPFWDDDLPNEYKKTSLSAVTVLEFVSLILIIAALVCSLSIPYLRNKNLWKLKLWKWEVLVLVLICGRLVSGWGIRIIVFFIERNFLLRKRVLYFVYGVRKAVRNCLWLGLVLIAWHFLFDKKVERETKSDKLRYVTKVLVCLLVGTLVWLVKTLMVKVLASSFHVSTYFDRIQESLFNQYVIETLSGQPLIEMRNAEEEEIKLADEVKKLQNAGATIPPDLKASAFPSMMSGRVIGSGGLQKSPRVKSGKLSRASSKKGDDQGITIDHLHRLNPKNVSAWNMKRLMNIVRYGTLSTLDEQILDTTNEDETNTQIRSECEAKTAAKKIFLNVARQGSKFIYLEDLMRFLVEDEALKTLSLFEGASETKRISKSSLKNWVVNAFRERRALALTLNDTKTAVNTLHRVVNIIVAIVILVISLLILGIATTKFLLFVSSQLVLAAFIFGNTCKTVFEAIIFLFVMHPFDVGDRCEIEGVQMVVEEMNILTTIFLRYDNTKIIYPNTVLATKCINNFYRSPDMGDAVEFCVHISTPADKIALIRQRIISYIESKKEHWYPAPMTIFKDVEELNRLKIAVWLTHRMNHQDMGERWSRRSLLVEEMVKIFRELDIQYRLLPIDINVRAMPPAPVNSTRLPSTWSETTS; from the exons atggaTTTCTCTCTGAAGAAATCGTTCAGATCAAATGGCTCTTACAAGCACTTGAGGAAGATCTCCGCTGGTGGAGACACTGACCGTAGCAACGAGCACCTCCCCATTCTGTTCGACCACAAATCCAATGAGCAGCAGTCAATGAGGGCCTTTGAACGCTCCGATCGCAGCGAGGTCATTGTCAAGATCGACGACGGAGATTTCTCTGGTAAAAAAGACGCGGTGACCCCCATCAAcatgaacaacaacaacagtAACAAGATTTGGAGAGAGTCCAGCTACGACTTCTGGAAAGAAGATGACGACGACGACAACAAGAACAACAATGTGAATAATGGGGGTTTTGATTTCGTGCCACGCGGGCAGGGGGTGGAGGATCCGCCGTCGAAGCTGATTGGTCAGTTTCTGCATAAACAGAGAGCCTCCGGTGAGATGTCTTTGGACATGGATCTCGAGATGGACGAGCTCCGGAATCTCCCTCCGGTGGCCGAGTCTCCGATGAAGGCCACGACCCAGACGTCCAATGAGTTCAAGGTCTCGTTCCAGCCCTCCAATGCCGGGTTCGAGTCGGCGACGGACGCGGTTCGACGTCGTTACAAGGAAGCGTCCGTGGACGAAGAAGAGGGACACCGtaatcaacaacaacaacgacaATCGCCGCCGCAACAAGCTCAGCAATGCGGTAGGGTAAGTGGGGCTTTGGGCGGTGAGGTGGTGAGGTGCACCTCGAACGGGTCGTTTCAAAGGAAGTCGAGCTTGTTGAGAGCGAAGACCAGGTCGAGGCTGATGGACCCACCGGACGAGCCGGAGAGGCGGTCGGGCCGGGTTCCCAAGTCGGGTCAGCTCCGGTCCGGGATGCTGGCCAAGGCCTTGGACGACGACGAGGACGACCCGTTCTGGGACGATGATTTGCCGAACGAATACAAGAAAACCAGTCTCAGCGCTGTGACTGTGTTGGAATTCGTGAGCTTGATTTTGATCATCGCCGCTTTGGTTTGTTCTCTTTCGATTCCTTACTTGAGGAACAAGAATCTGTGGAAGCTCAAGCTGTGGAAATGGGAGGTTCTGGTCTTGGTTTTGATCTGTGGGAGATTGGTGTCCGGGTGGGGGATTAGGATCATAGTGTTCTTTATAGAGAGGAACTTCCTTTTACGCAAAAGGGTTCTCTATTTCGTTTATGGGGTTCGAAAGGCGGTGCGTAATTGTCTGTGGCTGGGGCTTGTTTTGATAGCTTGGCactttttgtttgataaaaaggTTGAGAGGGAGACCAAGAGTGATAAGCTTAGGTATGTGACTAAGGTTCTCGTTTGTTTGTTGGTTGGTACCTTGGTTTGGTTGGTGAAGACCCTTATGGTGAAGGTGTTGGCTTCGTCTTTTCATGTCAGTACTTATTTTGATCGGATCCAGGAGTCTCTGTTTAACCAGTATGTGATAGAGACGCTTTCTGGGCAGCCATTGATTGAGATGCGGAAtgcggaggaggaggagattaAGCTTGCCGATGAGGTGAAGAAGCTGCAGAATGCTGGCGCTACTATCCCCCCTGATCTCAAGGCCAGTGCTTTCCCTTCGATGATGAGTGGAAGGGTTATAGGGAGTGGAGGGCTGCAGAAGAGTCCCCGAGTGAAGAGTGGAAAGCTTTCTCGGGCATCGTCCAAGAAGGGGGATGATCAAGGGATCACCATTGATCATCTGCATAGGTTGAATCCCAAGAATGTGTCGGCCTGGAATATGAAGAGATTGATGAATATTGTTCGGTATGGGACTCTTTCCACTCTGGATGAGCAGATTTTGGATACCACTAATGAGGATGAGACTAATACCCAGATTAGGAGTGAATGCGAGGCGAAAACTGCAGCCAAGAAGATATTTCTGAATGTCGCTCGGCAAGGTTCCAA GTTCATCTACCTGGAGGACTTGATGCGTTTCTTGGTAGAAGATGAGGCTTTGAAAACCCTGAGTCTCTTTGAAGGAGCCTCTGAGACCAAGAGAATTAGCAAATCATCCTTGAAGAACTGGGTG GTCAATGCCTTCAGAGAGCGGAGAGCACTTGCTTTGACGTTGAATGATACCAAAACAGCCGTGAACACACTTCATCGAGTCGTGAACATTATAGTTGCCATTGTTATATTAGTTATTTCGCTCCTGATACTGGGAATTGCCACCACCAAATTTCTGCTCTTTGTGAGCTCTCAGCTTGTCCTTGCCGCATTCATCTTTGGAAACACCTGCAAGACGGTATTCGAAGCAATCATCTTCTTATTTGTAATGCACCCATTTGACGTGGGAGATAGGTGTGAAATCGAAGGCGTTCAG ATGGTTGTAGAAGAAATGAACATCTTGACTACGATATTTCTGAGATATGATAACACAAAGATTATTTACCCAAACACTGTTCTTGCTACCAAGTGTATCAATAACTTCTATCGAAGCCCTGACATGGGAGATGCTGTTGAGTTCTGTGTCCATATATCTACTCCAGCAGATAAGATTGCACTCATAAGACAGAGAATCATAAG TTATATTGAGAGCAAGAAGGAGCATTGGTATCCTGCACCTATGACTATATTCAAGGATGTGGAAGAATTAAACAGACTGAAAATAGCCGTATGGCTGACACACAGAATGAACCACCAGGACATGGGAGAAAGGTGGTCAAGGAGATCTCTTTTGGTTGAAGAAATGGTTAAGATTTTCCGTGAGCTTGACATTCAGTACCGCCTGCTGCCCATTGACATCAATGTCCGCGCCATGCCTCCTGCTCCTGTGAATTCTACCCGGCTTCCCTCTACTTGGTCAGAAACTACAAGTTGA